A genomic window from Gossypium hirsutum isolate 1008001.06 chromosome D10, Gossypium_hirsutum_v2.1, whole genome shotgun sequence includes:
- the LOC107913907 gene encoding uncharacterized protein isoform X1 — MNRQKPKPVTVGDLVEEAKKRIVILAICVVGLSYLMSVTSSSVLVNLPAAASLIILLRYFSLEYEMRRKADAYNIKSEATDASTSKQPPEGPKVVGHCDWRRKVNSPVVENAIDQFTRHLISEWVTDLWYSRLTPDKEGPEELVQIINGVFGELSDRMRNINLVDLLTRDLINLFCSHLELFRISKAKFENRQSVPLTIEYRDAEIRRVLAAENKLHPALFSTEAEHKVLQHLTNGLISLTFRPEDLQCTFFRYVVRELLACAVIRPVINLVNPRFINERIESAVISMTKAKRGLNAAQDASQHKPNSSSKIPSDHFSKFLDPSVTGVELVQLKTNQSGAAGGTTAADNLNGTQLSKDPLLSMDTRTSRSWNSVSLNSQTGAERGIERHRSGGEWGDMLDLMSRRKTEALAPENFENMWTKGRNYKKKEGEKRLTEQVPQHSSAGNPATVDHSKVVSKTRDKYPTKLNSSESHGAQHALTDQWKIEKSFPHEVRNVPHCSSVLSYQEDDDHDLVDLEEVESESNDSFTSGEEETGNVLGLDATGTKVWDSKSNRNLTFSHIHHPLENPEGHMVKKAGGRRVHYRRLTRATSSRKRSRLTGQKLPVWQEVERTSFLSGDGQDILNSLNGHGKAEYSSDDSEAEFFGRLHSGASASSSASSVAVSETYNLTANSLQSSLAVGSFFKLRCEVLGANIVKSGSKTFAVYSISVTDVNNKHSWSIKRRFRHFEELHQRLKQFPEYKLHLPPKHFLSTGLDIPVIRERCKLLDEYLKKLLQLPTISGSIEVWDFLSVDSQTYVFSNSFSIIETLSVDLDDNPSEKGRKASNVMGPLMGPLSSRRQLLDTESKGPSSQIRPNHATDGSRKAKNVPYSPSKNPTEEWCKSVEDTGSGDARVRNTSSIKNTGKNVKGRENERVEDASELLLDAATYPTLPVEWVPPNLTAPLLDLVDDIFQLQDGGWIRRKAFWVAKQILQLGMGDAFDDWLIEKIQMLRKGSVVASGIKQIEQILWPDGIFITKHPRRQRPPPSSSPSQASPRSQSPELSSPRLTAEQQQLEAERRAKFVYELMIDKAPAAIVGLVGHKEYEQCAKDLYFFIQSSVCLKLLAYDLIELLMLSAFPEMEYVFKQLHEEKHKFGEYKAN; from the exons ATGAACAGGCAAAAGCCGAAGCCGGTGACGGTTGGTGACTTGGTGGAGGAAGCCAAGAAGCGAATTGTGATTTTAGCTATATGCGTCGTCGGATTGTCCTATCTTATGTCAG TGACAAGCTCCTCGGTTTTGGTTAATTTGCCTGCTGCTGCCTCCTTAATCATTCTCCTCCGGTATTTCTCGCTCGAATATGAAATGCGGAGGAAAGCTGATGCATACAACATCAAATCTGAAGCTACAGATGCCTCAACTTCAAAGCAACCACCAGAAGGTCCTAAAGTTGTTGGACATTGTGATTGGAGACGTAAAGTAAATTCTCCTGTAGTTGAAAATGCAATAGATCAATTCACAAGACATCTTATTTCTGAGTGGGTGACAGATCTATGGTATTCTCGTTTAACACCTGATAAGGAAGGTCCAGAAGAATTGGTGCAGATCATAAATGGCGTTTTTGGGGAGCTATCAGACCGCATGAGAAATATAAATCTCGTTGATTTACTCACAAG GGACCTAATTAATCTCTTTTGTTCACATTTGGAGCTTTTTCGTATCAGTAAAGCTAAATTTGAAAATCGGCAATCTGTACCACTAACTATCGAGTATCGAGATGCTGAAATAAGACGTGTTCTGGCTGCAGAGAATAAACTGCACCCAGCTTTATTCTCTACTGAAGCTGAGCACAAG GTGTTGCAACATTTGACGAATGGTCTAATTTCTCTCACATTCAGGCCCGAAGATCTGCAGTGCACTTTCTTTCGTTATGTTGTCAGGGAGCTTCTGGCCTGTGCAGTAATTCGACCAGTCATAAACTTAGTGAATCCAAG GTTTATAAACGAGAGGATCGAATCTGCTGTTATATCTATGACAAAGGCTAAAAGAGGACTTAATGCTGCACAAGATGCATCTCAACACAAACCAAATAGTTCCTCAAAAATCCCATCTGAtcatttttctaagtttctagaTCCTTCTGTCACTGGTGTTGAACTTGTACAGTTGAAAACTAATCAGTCCGGAGCTGCTGGAGGCACCACTGCAGCAGATAACCTAAATGGAACACAACTTTCAAAGGATCCATTGCTTTCCATGGATACTCGAACTTCTCGTTCATGGAACTCTGTGTCCTTGAATTCACAAACTGGTGCTGAAAGAGGTATCGAACGACATCGTTCTGGTGGAGAATGGGGTGACATGTTAGATCTCATGTCACGTAGAAAGACTGAGGCCCTTGCTCCTGAAAATTTTGAGAACATGTGGACAAAAGGGAGAAATTACAAAAAGAAGGAAGGTGAAAAACGATTAACTGAACAAGTTCCACAGCATTCCTCTGCTGGGAACCCTGCTACAGTGGATCATTCAAAAGTAGTATCTAAGACCAGAGACAAGTATCCAACCAAGCTTAACTCATCTGAGAGTCATGGTGCTCAACATGCACTAACTGATCAgtggaaaatagaaaaatcattcCCACATGAAGTTAGGAATGTACCACACTGCTCTTCAGTCCTATCTTATCAGGAAGATGATGATCACGACCTTGTTGATTTGGAAGAGGTTGAATCAGAAAGCAATGATTCCTTCACTTCAGGAGAAGAAGAAACAGGAAATGTACTGGGTCTTGATGCTACTGGAACTAAAGTTTGGGATAGTAAGAGTAACAGAAATCTGACCTTTTCTCACATTCATCATCCACTTGAAAATCCTGAAGGCCATATGGTAAAGAAGGCTGGTGGAAGGCGTGTCCACTATCGAAGATTAACTAGAGCCACATCCAGCAGGAAAAGATCTAGATTGACCGGTCAGAAGTTGCCTGTCTGGCAAGAGGTTGAGAGAACAAGCTTCCTATCAGGAGATGGACAAGACATACTTAATTCACTGAATGGACATGGAAAAGCTGAATATTCCAGTGACGATTCTGAGGCTGAATTCTTTGGTAGACTTCACAGTGGAGCAAGTGCTTCTTCATCTGCTTCTTCTGTCGCTGTTTCAGAAACTTATAATTTGACTGCTAATTCCTTGCAAAGTTCGTTGGCTGTGGgttctttttttaaattgagaTGTGAG GTTTTAGGTGCAAACATTGTGAAGAGTGGTTCTAAAACATTTGCTGTTTACTCCATATCTGTTACAGATGTAAATAACAAGCATAGTTGGTCTATCAAGAGAAG GTTTCGACATTTTGAGGAGCTGCATCAGCGCCTTAAACAATTTCCAGAGTATAAACTTCACTTGCCGCCAAAACATTTTCTCTCAACAGGTTTAGACATTCCTGTAATACGAGAACGGTGTAAATTGCTTGATGAATATTTAAAG AAGCTCCTGCAGCTTCCTACTATTTCAGGATCAATTGAAGTTTGGGACTTCTTAAGTGTTGATTCCCAG ACATATGTATTCTCGAATTCTTTTTCTATCATCGAAACTTTGTCAG TTGACCTTGACGATAATCCATCTGAAAAGGGAAGAAAGGCTTCAAATGTTATGGGGCCTCTGATGGGTCCCTTATCTTCCAGGAGACAACTATTAGACACCGAAAGCAAGGGACCTTCATCGCAAATCAGGCCTAATCATGCAACAGATGgatcaagaaaagcaaaaaaTGTGCCTTATTCTCCATCAAAAAATCCCACTGAGGAATGGTGCAAGTCTGTTGAAGATACAGGCAGTGGTGATGCTAGAGTGCGAAATACTTCGTCTATAAAAAACACAGGGAAGAATGTTAAAGGAAGAGAGAATGAAAGAGTGGAAGATGCTTCTGAGTTGCTTCTTGATGCTGCTACATATCCGACCCTTCCTGTAGAG TGGGTGCCACCAAATTTAACAGCTCCCTTGTTGGATTTGGTGGATGACATTTTCCAGCTCCAGGATGGTGGATGGATAAG GCGGAAGGCTTTTTGGGTGGCCAAACAAATTCTACAACTTGGAATGGGTGATGCTTTTGATGACTGGCTGATAGAAAAGATCCAGATGCTGCGCAAGGGGTCAGTTGTTGCGTCAGGGATCAAGCAGATTGAGCAG ATACTTTGGCCTGATGGAATATTCATAACCAAACATCCAAGGCGACAACGTCCACCACCATCCAGTAGCCCATCCCAAGCTTCACCTCGTTCACAATCTCCTGAATTATCTTCACCTAGATTGACTGCTGAGCAGCAACAACTGGAAGCAGAACGTCGTGCAAAATTCGTTTATGAGCTAATGATTG ATAAAGCACCTGCTGCTATTGTGGGTCTTGTTGGTCACAAGGAATATGAACAGTGCGCCAAGGATCTCTATTTCTTTATTCAG TCTAGTGTCTGTTTGAAGCTGCTGGCATATGACCTTATTGAGCTATTGATGTTGTCGGCATTTCCAGAGATGGAATATGTTTTCAAGCAGTTGCATGAGGAAAAACATAAGTTTGGTGAATATAAAGCGAACTAA
- the LOC107913907 gene encoding uncharacterized protein isoform X2 has protein sequence MNRQKPKPVTVGDLVEEAKKRIVILAICVVGLSYLMSVTSSSVLVNLPAAASLIILLRYFSLEYEMRRKADAYNIKSEATDASTSKQPPEDLWYSRLTPDKEGPEELVQIINGVFGELSDRMRNINLVDLLTRDLINLFCSHLELFRISKAKFENRQSVPLTIEYRDAEIRRVLAAENKLHPALFSTEAEHKVLQHLTNGLISLTFRPEDLQCTFFRYVVRELLACAVIRPVINLVNPRFINERIESAVISMTKAKRGLNAAQDASQHKPNSSSKIPSDHFSKFLDPSVTGVELVQLKTNQSGAAGGTTAADNLNGTQLSKDPLLSMDTRTSRSWNSVSLNSQTGAERGIERHRSGGEWGDMLDLMSRRKTEALAPENFENMWTKGRNYKKKEGEKRLTEQVPQHSSAGNPATVDHSKVVSKTRDKYPTKLNSSESHGAQHALTDQWKIEKSFPHEVRNVPHCSSVLSYQEDDDHDLVDLEEVESESNDSFTSGEEETGNVLGLDATGTKVWDSKSNRNLTFSHIHHPLENPEGHMVKKAGGRRVHYRRLTRATSSRKRSRLTGQKLPVWQEVERTSFLSGDGQDILNSLNGHGKAEYSSDDSEAEFFGRLHSGASASSSASSVAVSETYNLTANSLQSSLAVGSFFKLRCEVLGANIVKSGSKTFAVYSISVTDVNNKHSWSIKRRFRHFEELHQRLKQFPEYKLHLPPKHFLSTGLDIPVIRERCKLLDEYLKKLLQLPTISGSIEVWDFLSVDSQTYVFSNSFSIIETLSVDLDDNPSEKGRKASNVMGPLMGPLSSRRQLLDTESKGPSSQIRPNHATDGSRKAKNVPYSPSKNPTEEWCKSVEDTGSGDARVRNTSSIKNTGKNVKGRENERVEDASELLLDAATYPTLPVEWVPPNLTAPLLDLVDDIFQLQDGGWIRRKAFWVAKQILQLGMGDAFDDWLIEKIQMLRKGSVVASGIKQIEQILWPDGIFITKHPRRQRPPPSSSPSQASPRSQSPELSSPRLTAEQQQLEAERRAKFVYELMIDKAPAAIVGLVGHKEYEQCAKDLYFFIQSSVCLKLLAYDLIELLMLSAFPEMEYVFKQLHEEKHKFGEYKAN, from the exons ATGAACAGGCAAAAGCCGAAGCCGGTGACGGTTGGTGACTTGGTGGAGGAAGCCAAGAAGCGAATTGTGATTTTAGCTATATGCGTCGTCGGATTGTCCTATCTTATGTCAG TGACAAGCTCCTCGGTTTTGGTTAATTTGCCTGCTGCTGCCTCCTTAATCATTCTCCTCCGGTATTTCTCGCTCGAATATGAAATGCGGAGGAAAGCTGATGCATACAACATCAAATCTGAAGCTACAGATGCCTCAACTTCAAAGCAACCACCAGAAG ATCTATGGTATTCTCGTTTAACACCTGATAAGGAAGGTCCAGAAGAATTGGTGCAGATCATAAATGGCGTTTTTGGGGAGCTATCAGACCGCATGAGAAATATAAATCTCGTTGATTTACTCACAAG GGACCTAATTAATCTCTTTTGTTCACATTTGGAGCTTTTTCGTATCAGTAAAGCTAAATTTGAAAATCGGCAATCTGTACCACTAACTATCGAGTATCGAGATGCTGAAATAAGACGTGTTCTGGCTGCAGAGAATAAACTGCACCCAGCTTTATTCTCTACTGAAGCTGAGCACAAG GTGTTGCAACATTTGACGAATGGTCTAATTTCTCTCACATTCAGGCCCGAAGATCTGCAGTGCACTTTCTTTCGTTATGTTGTCAGGGAGCTTCTGGCCTGTGCAGTAATTCGACCAGTCATAAACTTAGTGAATCCAAG GTTTATAAACGAGAGGATCGAATCTGCTGTTATATCTATGACAAAGGCTAAAAGAGGACTTAATGCTGCACAAGATGCATCTCAACACAAACCAAATAGTTCCTCAAAAATCCCATCTGAtcatttttctaagtttctagaTCCTTCTGTCACTGGTGTTGAACTTGTACAGTTGAAAACTAATCAGTCCGGAGCTGCTGGAGGCACCACTGCAGCAGATAACCTAAATGGAACACAACTTTCAAAGGATCCATTGCTTTCCATGGATACTCGAACTTCTCGTTCATGGAACTCTGTGTCCTTGAATTCACAAACTGGTGCTGAAAGAGGTATCGAACGACATCGTTCTGGTGGAGAATGGGGTGACATGTTAGATCTCATGTCACGTAGAAAGACTGAGGCCCTTGCTCCTGAAAATTTTGAGAACATGTGGACAAAAGGGAGAAATTACAAAAAGAAGGAAGGTGAAAAACGATTAACTGAACAAGTTCCACAGCATTCCTCTGCTGGGAACCCTGCTACAGTGGATCATTCAAAAGTAGTATCTAAGACCAGAGACAAGTATCCAACCAAGCTTAACTCATCTGAGAGTCATGGTGCTCAACATGCACTAACTGATCAgtggaaaatagaaaaatcattcCCACATGAAGTTAGGAATGTACCACACTGCTCTTCAGTCCTATCTTATCAGGAAGATGATGATCACGACCTTGTTGATTTGGAAGAGGTTGAATCAGAAAGCAATGATTCCTTCACTTCAGGAGAAGAAGAAACAGGAAATGTACTGGGTCTTGATGCTACTGGAACTAAAGTTTGGGATAGTAAGAGTAACAGAAATCTGACCTTTTCTCACATTCATCATCCACTTGAAAATCCTGAAGGCCATATGGTAAAGAAGGCTGGTGGAAGGCGTGTCCACTATCGAAGATTAACTAGAGCCACATCCAGCAGGAAAAGATCTAGATTGACCGGTCAGAAGTTGCCTGTCTGGCAAGAGGTTGAGAGAACAAGCTTCCTATCAGGAGATGGACAAGACATACTTAATTCACTGAATGGACATGGAAAAGCTGAATATTCCAGTGACGATTCTGAGGCTGAATTCTTTGGTAGACTTCACAGTGGAGCAAGTGCTTCTTCATCTGCTTCTTCTGTCGCTGTTTCAGAAACTTATAATTTGACTGCTAATTCCTTGCAAAGTTCGTTGGCTGTGGgttctttttttaaattgagaTGTGAG GTTTTAGGTGCAAACATTGTGAAGAGTGGTTCTAAAACATTTGCTGTTTACTCCATATCTGTTACAGATGTAAATAACAAGCATAGTTGGTCTATCAAGAGAAG GTTTCGACATTTTGAGGAGCTGCATCAGCGCCTTAAACAATTTCCAGAGTATAAACTTCACTTGCCGCCAAAACATTTTCTCTCAACAGGTTTAGACATTCCTGTAATACGAGAACGGTGTAAATTGCTTGATGAATATTTAAAG AAGCTCCTGCAGCTTCCTACTATTTCAGGATCAATTGAAGTTTGGGACTTCTTAAGTGTTGATTCCCAG ACATATGTATTCTCGAATTCTTTTTCTATCATCGAAACTTTGTCAG TTGACCTTGACGATAATCCATCTGAAAAGGGAAGAAAGGCTTCAAATGTTATGGGGCCTCTGATGGGTCCCTTATCTTCCAGGAGACAACTATTAGACACCGAAAGCAAGGGACCTTCATCGCAAATCAGGCCTAATCATGCAACAGATGgatcaagaaaagcaaaaaaTGTGCCTTATTCTCCATCAAAAAATCCCACTGAGGAATGGTGCAAGTCTGTTGAAGATACAGGCAGTGGTGATGCTAGAGTGCGAAATACTTCGTCTATAAAAAACACAGGGAAGAATGTTAAAGGAAGAGAGAATGAAAGAGTGGAAGATGCTTCTGAGTTGCTTCTTGATGCTGCTACATATCCGACCCTTCCTGTAGAG TGGGTGCCACCAAATTTAACAGCTCCCTTGTTGGATTTGGTGGATGACATTTTCCAGCTCCAGGATGGTGGATGGATAAG GCGGAAGGCTTTTTGGGTGGCCAAACAAATTCTACAACTTGGAATGGGTGATGCTTTTGATGACTGGCTGATAGAAAAGATCCAGATGCTGCGCAAGGGGTCAGTTGTTGCGTCAGGGATCAAGCAGATTGAGCAG ATACTTTGGCCTGATGGAATATTCATAACCAAACATCCAAGGCGACAACGTCCACCACCATCCAGTAGCCCATCCCAAGCTTCACCTCGTTCACAATCTCCTGAATTATCTTCACCTAGATTGACTGCTGAGCAGCAACAACTGGAAGCAGAACGTCGTGCAAAATTCGTTTATGAGCTAATGATTG ATAAAGCACCTGCTGCTATTGTGGGTCTTGTTGGTCACAAGGAATATGAACAGTGCGCCAAGGATCTCTATTTCTTTATTCAG TCTAGTGTCTGTTTGAAGCTGCTGGCATATGACCTTATTGAGCTATTGATGTTGTCGGCATTTCCAGAGATGGAATATGTTTTCAAGCAGTTGCATGAGGAAAAACATAAGTTTGGTGAATATAAAGCGAACTAA